A window of Chitinophagales bacterium contains these coding sequences:
- a CDS encoding cbb3-type cytochrome c oxidase subunit I: MSTEASMHAHAVTEHHNGHDGHHHHHETFVSKYIFSMDHKMIARQFLITGMIWAIIGGLFSVLFRLQLGYPDQSFPILETFFGKWAQGGKILPEFYYALVTMHGTVLVFFVLTAGLSGTFANLLIPLQIGARDMASPFLNMLSYWFFFLASMVMIGSLFIETGPASGGWTMYPPLSAVPQAGLGSKLGADLWLVSMALFIVSSLLGGLNYISTVLNMRTKGMSMTRMPLTMWAMFFTAVLGVLSFPVLLSGAILLLFDRNLGTSFYLSDIVVNGEILSNEGGSAILYQHLFWFLGHPEVYIILLPAMGMVSEILSVNSRKPIFGYMAMVGSLFAIAILAFLVWAHHMFVTGLNPFLGAFFVLLTLLIAVPSAIKVFNWLTTLWRGNIRFTPATLFAIGFVSLFISGGLTGIFLGNSTIDIHLHDTMFVVAHFHIVMGVASFFGMFAGVYHWFPKMFGRYLNNTLGYIHFWVTFICAYLIFWPMHYQGLAGVPRRYLEKSAWNSFNQFGDLDKMITVASIVVFAVQLMFIFNFFYSIFKGRKVRTQNPWGANTLEWTTPINPGHGNWEGEIPEVHRWAYDYGKDGVEFIPQTVPVGENESKH, translated from the coding sequence ATGAGTACTGAAGCAAGTATGCATGCACATGCAGTGACAGAACACCACAATGGTCATGATGGTCATCATCACCATCACGAAACCTTTGTCAGCAAGTATATCTTCAGCATGGATCACAAGATGATCGCCCGCCAGTTCCTCATCACAGGGATGATCTGGGCCATCATTGGAGGATTATTCTCCGTGCTGTTCCGCTTGCAACTTGGTTATCCTGACCAAAGTTTTCCGATCCTGGAAACCTTCTTTGGTAAATGGGCGCAAGGGGGAAAGATCCTTCCTGAATTCTATTATGCCCTGGTGACCATGCACGGTACCGTTCTTGTATTCTTCGTATTGACTGCCGGATTGAGCGGAACTTTCGCCAACCTGCTTATTCCGCTGCAGATCGGTGCGCGTGATATGGCATCTCCCTTCCTGAACATGTTGTCTTACTGGTTCTTCTTCCTGGCCAGCATGGTGATGATCGGATCTTTGTTTATTGAAACAGGTCCCGCGAGCGGTGGATGGACCATGTACCCACCGTTGAGCGCTGTTCCGCAGGCGGGACTGGGCTCCAAACTGGGAGCAGACCTGTGGTTGGTGAGTATGGCCCTGTTTATTGTTTCTTCTCTCCTTGGAGGGTTGAACTATATCTCTACTGTATTGAATATGCGTACCAAGGGTATGAGCATGACGCGTATGCCGTTGACCATGTGGGCCATGTTCTTTACCGCTGTACTTGGCGTATTGTCTTTCCCGGTATTGTTGTCCGGTGCCATCCTGCTCTTGTTCGACCGTAACCTGGGTACCAGCTTCTACCTGAGTGATATCGTGGTGAATGGAGAGATCCTTTCCAATGAAGGAGGTAGCGCCATTCTTTACCAGCACTTGTTCTGGTTCCTTGGACACCCCGAAGTGTATATCATTCTCTTGCCGGCGATGGGCATGGTATCTGAGATATTGAGTGTGAATTCACGTAAACCGATCTTTGGATACATGGCCATGGTGGGGTCTCTGTTCGCTATTGCGATCCTCGCCTTCCTGGTATGGGCACACCATATGTTTGTCACAGGGTTGAACCCCTTCCTTGGCGCCTTCTTCGTATTGCTAACGCTTTTGATCGCGGTGCCATCGGCCATCAAGGTATTTAACTGGCTTACCACCTTATGGCGGGGAAATATCCGGTTTACACCGGCTACCCTGTTTGCCATTGGTTTTGTAAGCTTGTTCATCTCCGGTGGTTTGACCGGTATCTTCCTGGGTAACTCCACCATTGATATTCACCTGCATGATACCATGTTTGTGGTGGCCCACTTCCATATTGTAATGGGTGTGGCTTCCTTCTTTGGTATGTTTGCCGGTGTGTACCATTGGTTCCCGAAGATGTTTGGTCGTTATTTGAACAATACCCTTGGGTATATTCATTTCTGGGTCACCTTTATTTGTGCCTACCTGATCTTCTGGCCCATGCACTATCAGGGATTGGCCGGGGTACCACGTCGTTACCTGGAAAAATCCGCGTGGAACTCCTTTAACCAGTTTGGAGATCTGGATAAAATGATCACGGTGGCTTCCATTGTCGTATTTGCCGTGCAATTGATGTTCATATTCAATTTCTTTTATTCAATTTTCAAAGGCAGAAAAGTGCGTACCCAGAACCCCTGGGGAGCGAATACTTTGGAATGGACCACCCCGATCAACCCGGGTCATGGTAACTGGGAAGGAGAGATTCCTGAAGTACACCGTTGGGCGTACGATTATGGTAAGGATGGTGTAGAGTTCATCCCCCAAACGGTTCCAGTAGGTGAAAATGAGAGTAAACATTAA
- the cyoE gene encoding heme o synthase yields the protein MSEDNKKGQTSSFTISGKFRDYGKLIKMSLSIMVVFSAVISYLLAPKVVAYDWTSILLLFIAGMLVTGSANAVNQVVERDTDALMKRTASRPVAAGRMSVTEGWAFSIITGVAGVFLLAWFFNGVSAAIAAFSWFLYAFIYTPLKKVNAISVIVGAVPGALPCLIGWAAGDDQLSAGGWILFAFQFLWQFPHFWAIAWLAHKDYSAAGFRLLPGEKDPTRYTALQSILYSLLLFPIGFAPYLTGMTGWVSAIIVTVANLFMLWQSVRLYREMEAKAARRVMFGSYIYLPVVLLAWLIDKV from the coding sequence ATGAGTGAGGATAACAAGAAGGGCCAAACGAGTTCTTTTACAATTTCCGGGAAGTTCAGGGATTATGGTAAACTCATAAAAATGTCCCTCAGCATCATGGTGGTTTTTTCCGCTGTGATCAGCTATCTGTTGGCACCTAAGGTGGTGGCTTACGACTGGACCAGTATCCTGCTTTTATTCATAGCAGGTATGTTGGTAACCGGAAGCGCAAATGCGGTGAACCAGGTAGTGGAACGGGATACGGATGCGTTGATGAAACGTACTGCATCCCGACCTGTGGCTGCAGGGCGAATGAGTGTGACAGAAGGCTGGGCTTTTTCGATCATTACCGGGGTGGCGGGTGTATTCCTGCTGGCCTGGTTCTTCAATGGTGTTTCGGCGGCGATAGCGGCATTTAGTTGGTTTCTGTATGCTTTTATCTATACCCCGTTAAAGAAAGTAAATGCCATTTCAGTGATCGTTGGAGCTGTGCCAGGTGCGTTGCCTTGTTTGATCGGATGGGCTGCGGGAGATGACCAGTTATCGGCAGGGGGTTGGATCCTTTTTGCTTTTCAGTTTTTATGGCAGTTTCCCCATTTCTGGGCGATTGCCTGGCTGGCACACAAGGATTATTCGGCTGCGGGTTTTCGGTTATTGCCAGGTGAAAAGGACCCTACGCGATACACGGCTTTGCAGTCGATCCTTTATTCCCTGTTGCTGTTTCCCATAGGCTTTGCGCCTTATCTGACGGGAATGACGGGCTGGGTAAGCGCGATCATTGTAACGGTAGCCAACCTGTTTATGCTTTGGCAATCGGTTCGTTTGTACCGTGAAATGGAAGCCAAAGCCGCCCGGAGAGTCATGTTTGGAAGTTATATCTACCTGCCAGTGGTTTTACTGGCCTGGTTGATCGATAAAGTGTAG
- a CDS encoding heme-copper oxidase subunit III: MDTVSAVEQKKMHPSKFTLWVAIGSIIMMFAGLTSAYIVKSSQAGWREITLPTVFWYSTAAILVSSLTVQMALRSFKQREMSRYRMLIAVTFLLGALFVALQVIGFRQLWDSGVQFKGASGAGQFLYVIAGLHAVHVIGGVIALLVMFIKAFFGRSRNYSNTPVEVAATYWHFVDLLWIYLVVFFTWIG, encoded by the coding sequence ATGGATACCGTGAGTGCTGTAGAACAAAAGAAAATGCACCCGAGCAAGTTTACCTTGTGGGTGGCCATCGGAAGCATCATTATGATGTTTGCCGGTTTGACGAGTGCCTATATTGTCAAGAGCAGCCAGGCGGGATGGCGGGAGATCACGCTACCCACCGTTTTCTGGTACTCTACTGCGGCGATACTGGTAAGCAGTCTGACAGTGCAGATGGCATTACGCTCTTTTAAGCAAAGGGAGATGAGCAGGTACCGGATGCTGATTGCGGTAACCTTCCTGCTGGGGGCTTTGTTTGTCGCCCTTCAGGTGATAGGTTTCCGGCAGTTATGGGATAGCGGGGTACAATTCAAAGGGGCATCAGGTGCAGGGCAGTTCCTGTATGTGATTGCCGGATTGCATGCCGTTCACGTGATCGGCGGGGTGATCGCCCTGTTGGTGATGTTCATCAAGGCCTTTTTTGGAAGATCAAGAAATTATAGCAATACCCCGGTGGAGGTAGCAGCAACCTATTGGCATTTTGTTGACCTGCTTTGGATCTACCTGGTGGTGTTCTTTACCTGGATAGGGTAA
- a CDS encoding cytochrome c oxidase subunit 3, protein MASRVTAHQTKWWSGGKSPFNLEYGKLMMWYFLMSDAFTFGAFLISYGTVRFSQNFWPDPNVVFNAFPGAGHANLPLAFVSVMTFILIISSVTMVLAVHAGHNNDKKGVVKWLFWTIVGGLAFLGCQAWEWTHLLTGEHATLVSGHIELLPQTTSVNPWGPLVDGAAVTDALKNSTPQVLARLVHEHDATRSIEQLVAMPKDQLLAMVNTAELHVRETGPVAFGGYFFGITGFHGFHVFSGVIINIIMLIMTQKDVFARRGHYLMIEKAGLYWHFVDLVWVFVFLCFYLI, encoded by the coding sequence ATGGCTTCTAGAGTAACGGCGCATCAAACCAAGTGGTGGAGTGGGGGTAAGAGCCCATTCAACCTCGAGTATGGCAAACTCATGATGTGGTATTTTCTTATGAGTGATGCCTTCACTTTTGGCGCCTTCCTGATCTCTTATGGTACGGTCCGCTTTTCTCAGAATTTCTGGCCCGACCCTAACGTAGTGTTTAATGCCTTTCCCGGTGCCGGTCATGCCAACCTGCCCCTGGCCTTTGTGAGTGTAATGACCTTTATCCTGATCATCAGCTCGGTGACCATGGTATTGGCAGTGCACGCCGGGCATAACAATGATAAGAAAGGGGTAGTTAAATGGTTGTTCTGGACCATTGTAGGAGGTCTCGCCTTCCTTGGCTGTCAGGCCTGGGAATGGACCCACCTGCTGACCGGGGAACATGCCACACTGGTAAGCGGTCATATTGAACTGCTTCCTCAAACCACCAGTGTGAACCCTTGGGGACCCCTGGTAGATGGTGCTGCTGTAACCGATGCGCTGAAGAATTCAACACCTCAGGTTTTAGCCCGACTCGTACATGAACATGATGCTACCCGCTCCATTGAGCAACTGGTGGCCATGCCCAAAGATCAATTGCTGGCCATGGTCAATACCGCAGAATTACATGTACGCGAAACAGGCCCTGTTGCTTTTGGCGGTTATTTCTTTGGTATCACTGGTTTCCACGGATTTCACGTATTCTCCGGGGTCATCATCAATATCATCATGTTGATCATGACACAAAAAGATGTATTTGCCCGTCGTGGTCATTACCTGATGATCGAGAAGGCCGGATTGTACTGGCACTTTGTAGACCTTGTATGGGTATTTGTATTCCTTTGTTTCTATCTGATCTAA
- a CDS encoding cytochrome C oxidase subunit IV family protein has translation MEHNTISPEITFQHHTDDAEFKKRIRKTTILLSVITIIELAIGLAIYNIHKGENPSELLVLMFKGLVCILTLAKAYYIVSIFMHLGDEIRNMIMTIVVPLLLFIWFIAAFLIDGNSYKNLRNKYDPHFKERTTVEHKSGKH, from the coding sequence ATGGAGCACAATACCATTTCCCCAGAGATCACTTTCCAGCATCATACGGATGATGCGGAGTTCAAGAAGCGGATCCGAAAGACCACGATCCTTCTGTCTGTGATCACGATCATTGAACTGGCTATCGGTTTGGCGATCTATAACATTCACAAAGGGGAAAATCCCAGTGAACTGTTGGTCCTCATGTTCAAAGGACTTGTTTGTATCCTGACCCTGGCTAAAGCTTATTATATCGTTTCGATATTCATGCACCTGGGCGATGAGATCCGGAATATGATCATGACGATCGTAGTGCCCTTATTGCTTTTTATATGGTTCATTGCTGCGTTTTTGATTGATGGCAATTCCTACAAGAACCTGCGGAACAAATATGATCCGCATTTCAAGGAGCGCACGACCGTTGAACACAAGAGCGGCAAACATTGA
- a CDS encoding SCO family protein — protein sequence MNKKAFLALLMALIIPLICYFVVKQFSSEAVQMPRRFFSDSTEVDTVRGKLYSDTAWHRVPDFTFTNQLGQKVSMSDLKYVKNGDTLNKIIVADFFFTHCPTICPGMTANMRKLQTSIKKAQRVGNTTPDFIHFISFSIDPERDSVQQLKKWADRFQINPEMWWLLTGDRKQIYDLSLNEMKLIAVDGEGVDTNFIHTDKFVLIDGDRIIRGYYNGLDSISLARLSNDIIFLSLEKNRSKKSFFSGKLELIAVVFLLALVGLGLFLFVLRKTKNQN from the coding sequence GTGAACAAGAAAGCATTTCTGGCCCTTCTGATGGCATTGATCATTCCGCTGATCTGTTATTTTGTAGTAAAACAGTTCAGCTCGGAAGCGGTGCAAATGCCCCGCCGATTCTTTAGCGACTCTACCGAGGTGGATACGGTCAGGGGTAAGTTGTACAGCGATACCGCCTGGCACCGGGTCCCTGATTTTACCTTTACCAATCAATTGGGGCAGAAAGTGTCGATGAGCGACCTGAAGTATGTAAAAAATGGGGATACGCTTAATAAGATCATCGTGGCCGATTTTTTCTTTACCCATTGCCCAACGATTTGCCCCGGAATGACGGCCAATATGCGTAAGCTGCAGACCTCGATCAAAAAAGCGCAGCGGGTAGGTAACACCACACCTGATTTTATCCATTTTATCTCCTTTAGTATTGACCCCGAACGGGATTCCGTTCAGCAATTGAAGAAATGGGCCGACCGGTTTCAGATCAACCCGGAAATGTGGTGGTTATTGACCGGTGACCGGAAGCAGATCTATGACCTTTCGCTCAATGAAATGAAATTGATCGCCGTGGATGGGGAGGGTGTAGATACCAATTTTATCCACACCGATAAATTTGTGCTCATTGATGGGGATCGCATCATACGGGGATACTACAATGGGCTGGATAGTATAAGCCTCGCCCGTTTGTCCAATGATATCATTTTTCTGAGCCTGGAGAAGAACCGGAGCAAGAAAAGTTTCTTTTCGGGTAAACTAGAATTGATTGCCGTTGTTTTTCTTTTGGCCCTGGTGGGACTGGGTCTGTTTCTCTTTGTTTTACGTAAAACCAAAAACCAAAATTAA
- a CDS encoding DUF420 domain-containing protein: protein MLPAVWKKNDKKARFLILSFSLIVFTAVVALGRISLDVDLGFDVHIFAKANAIINSCVAILLLAALLAVKGKNYMLHKRLMMTAMVLSILFLVSYIAHHLFAGETKFGGEGFSKTIYYLILFTHIPLAGIILPFILYTAYYGLTGEFGRHKKTARITWPVWFYVAVTGVVVYWMISPYY from the coding sequence ATGCTACCTGCTGTTTGGAAAAAGAATGATAAGAAGGCCAGGTTCCTTATTCTCAGTTTTTCGCTGATCGTATTTACGGCTGTGGTGGCTTTAGGCCGCATTAGTCTGGATGTTGACCTGGGCTTTGACGTACATATTTTTGCCAAGGCCAATGCGATAATAAATTCCTGTGTAGCCATTCTTTTATTGGCAGCATTGTTGGCGGTAAAGGGTAAAAATTATATGTTGCATAAGCGACTGATGATGACGGCCATGGTACTCTCCATCTTGTTTTTGGTCAGTTATATCGCGCATCATCTTTTTGCCGGCGAGACCAAGTTTGGCGGGGAGGGTTTTTCAAAGACCATTTATTATTTGATCTTATTTACGCATATCCCCCTCGCGGGTATCATTCTTCCCTTTATACTCTATACAGCCTATTATGGGCTCACCGGAGAATTTGGTCGTCATAAAAAAACGGCGCGGATCACCTGGCCTGTTTGGTTTTATGTAGCGGTGACAGGTGTGGTGGTATATTGGATGATCAGTCCCTATTATTGA
- a CDS encoding heavy metal translocating P-type ATPase metal-binding domain-containing protein has product MEAIETITPPLPPIAPKKPGTKETTHCYHCGEKCDHSIAIDEKYFCCEGCKFVFELLQENGLCNYYDLSNTPGIKVKGKFSSDKFAYLDNPDIQKKLLRFTDGKQSQVNFYLPQMHCASCIWLLENLHAIQPGVLHSKTNFQRKEIFIAFDTSVTSLRKVVELLAFVGYEPYISFDDNEKKRTKKVNRQKIYRIGVAGFSFSNIMMLSFPEYFSSGNISETYLVRIFSYLNLLLALPVFFYSASEFFVSAYKGLRQKWLNIDAPIALAILVTFSRSVYEILSGTGAGYLDSMTGVVLFMLIGRWFQDKTYDSFSFDRDYKSYFPLGVTLVKDGVETPVTISELKKGDRVIVRHNEMVPADGILLEGEASIDYSFVSGENNLSIKRKGELIYAGATQSGGSILIEVVNPVTQSYITQLWNNNDVFNGAKHVEKSFVHPWSRYFTWTLFTVAGVGAIYWATVDSSKILPAVTAALIVACPCSLLLSATFTFGNMLRHFGRNKLYLKNATVIESIARIDTVVFDKTGTLTHTQQARIEFLGSNPDKHQERAIYSLAKQSAHPLSRLLANHLLETGTEPMTISDFTELAGKGVEGRVGNNRIRLGSSSFVRGMEKVAEQGTSEVWVSINNQVLGAYSIHNRYRPGVDKMASWFESQGFDLHVLSGDNDAERENLQQIFGKKASLVFNQSPQNKLEYIKSLQSRKRKVMMLGDGLNDAGALKQSDVGIAVTENSSQFTPASDAILDSSEMNKMDGFVRYARSGKGIVTIGFVVSILYNFVGLSFAVSANLSPLVAAILMPVSTITIVVIAGVASSIVARKTLGN; this is encoded by the coding sequence ATGGAAGCGATTGAAACGATAACCCCTCCCTTACCTCCAATAGCGCCCAAAAAACCGGGCACTAAAGAAACTACCCATTGCTACCATTGTGGCGAAAAATGTGATCATTCCATTGCCATAGATGAGAAGTATTTCTGTTGTGAAGGGTGCAAATTTGTGTTTGAGCTCCTGCAGGAAAATGGCCTGTGTAACTATTACGACCTGAGCAACACACCGGGTATTAAAGTGAAGGGGAAATTCAGTTCTGACAAATTCGCCTATCTCGACAACCCGGACATTCAAAAGAAACTGCTGCGTTTTACCGACGGGAAACAAAGCCAGGTGAATTTTTATCTGCCCCAGATGCACTGCGCCTCCTGTATCTGGTTGCTGGAAAACCTTCATGCCATTCAGCCTGGTGTACTTCATTCCAAAACCAATTTTCAGCGCAAAGAAATATTCATTGCCTTTGATACCTCGGTTACTTCCCTGCGAAAAGTAGTGGAACTACTGGCATTTGTGGGATATGAACCCTATATCAGTTTTGATGACAATGAAAAGAAACGCACAAAAAAGGTCAACCGCCAAAAGATCTACCGGATCGGTGTAGCGGGCTTTAGCTTTAGCAATATCATGATGCTGAGTTTTCCGGAGTATTTCTCCTCGGGAAATATCAGCGAAACCTATCTGGTCCGCATTTTCAGCTACCTGAATCTCTTACTGGCCCTGCCCGTTTTCTTTTATAGCGCGTCTGAGTTCTTTGTTTCGGCTTATAAAGGGCTTCGCCAAAAATGGCTCAATATTGACGCACCCATTGCGCTGGCTATCCTGGTCACTTTTTCGCGAAGTGTCTATGAGATCCTATCAGGCACCGGCGCGGGTTATCTCGATTCCATGACCGGTGTGGTATTATTCATGTTGATCGGCCGCTGGTTCCAGGACAAGACCTATGATTCTTTTTCCTTTGACCGTGATTATAAATCTTATTTCCCGCTTGGGGTTACCCTGGTAAAAGACGGGGTTGAAACGCCGGTCACCATCAGTGAACTGAAGAAGGGCGACAGGGTCATCGTGCGGCATAATGAAATGGTTCCCGCCGATGGCATTTTGCTGGAAGGGGAAGCCAGTATCGATTATAGTTTTGTCTCGGGAGAGAATAACCTATCCATCAAACGAAAGGGCGAACTGATTTATGCCGGGGCCACCCAGTCTGGCGGATCTATACTTATCGAAGTAGTTAATCCCGTTACACAGAGTTATATCACACAGCTATGGAACAACAACGACGTATTCAACGGAGCGAAGCATGTAGAGAAATCATTTGTCCACCCCTGGAGCCGGTATTTCACCTGGACGCTTTTTACCGTAGCCGGAGTGGGAGCTATTTATTGGGCAACGGTGGACTCTTCGAAGATCCTGCCGGCGGTAACGGCGGCGTTGATCGTGGCCTGCCCCTGTTCGCTGCTCCTCTCGGCCACATTCACTTTCGGGAATATGTTGAGGCATTTTGGCCGAAACAAACTCTACCTGAAAAATGCTACGGTGATCGAATCGATCGCCAGGATTGATACCGTTGTCTTTGATAAAACCGGCACCCTTACGCATACACAACAGGCACGCATAGAATTTCTGGGAAGTAACCCCGATAAACACCAGGAAAGGGCCATTTACTCCCTCGCCAAACAATCAGCTCACCCCCTGAGCCGGCTTTTGGCCAACCACCTCTTAGAGACAGGCACAGAGCCCATGACCATTTCAGACTTTACAGAATTGGCGGGAAAAGGGGTGGAGGGACGAGTTGGCAATAACCGGATCCGATTGGGTTCCTCCTCCTTTGTACGCGGGATGGAAAAAGTAGCCGAACAGGGAACCAGCGAAGTTTGGGTATCCATAAATAACCAGGTGCTTGGCGCGTATAGCATCCATAACCGCTATCGGCCGGGAGTGGATAAAATGGCTTCCTGGTTTGAATCACAAGGCTTTGACCTGCATGTTCTCTCGGGTGATAACGATGCGGAAAGAGAAAACCTCCAGCAAATATTTGGAAAAAAAGCCTCGCTGGTCTTCAATCAATCTCCTCAAAATAAACTGGAATATATTAAGTCCCTTCAATCACGCAAACGTAAAGTGATGATGTTGGGGGACGGTCTTAATGATGCCGGGGCCTTGAAGCAAAGCGATGTTGGGATTGCGGTTACCGAGAACAGCAGCCAGTTCACTCCCGCTTCAGATGCCATTCTTGACAGCAGCGAAATGAATAAAATGGATGGGTTTGTCCGTTATGCCCGCTCCGGCAAAGGAATTGTAACAATCGGGTTCGTGGTGTCCATTCTGTACAATTTCGTAGGACTCAGTTTTGCGGTATCTGCCAATCTTTCACCACTTGTAGCGGCCATCCTGATGCCGGTCAGTACCATCACGATCGTGGTCATCGCCGGTGTAGCCAGTTCTATCGTGGCGCGTAAAACCCTGGGTAACTGA
- the ccoS gene encoding cbb3-type cytochrome oxidase assembly protein CcoS gives MSVLVILIALSIIVAGIFLFAFILSVKRGQFDDDYTPSVRMLFDDPPAVKEENV, from the coding sequence ATGAGCGTGTTAGTCATCCTTATCGCATTGAGTATCATCGTCGCCGGGATCTTTCTCTTTGCCTTTATCTTATCGGTGAAGCGAGGTCAGTTTGATGATGATTATACCCCTTCGGTGCGTATGCTGTTTGATGATCCCCCCGCTGTAAAAGAAGAAAACGTTTAA
- the ccoN gene encoding cytochrome-c oxidase, cbb3-type subunit I — MQLEKFSYDNKIVRNFAIATIVWGVVGMLVGLWVAFQLVFPKELNLQPYFNFGRLRPLHTNAVIFAFVGNGIFMGVYYSLQRLLKTRMASDLLGKIHFWGWQLIIVSAAITLPLGITTSKEYAELEWPIDIAIAVIWVVFGWNMFATILKRRERHLYVAIWFYIATFVTVAVLHIVNSFELPISFLKSYSWYAGVQDALVQWWYGHNAVAFFLTTPYLGLMYYFMPKAANRPVFSYRLSIIHFWALIFIYIWAGPHHLLYTSLPNWAQSLGIVFSFTLIFPSWGGMINGLLTLRGAWDKVREDVILKFMVVAVTAYGMSTFEGPMLSLKTINAISHFTDWTIAHVHVGGLGWNGMLTFGILYWLIPRIFNTQLYSKRLANIHFWIGTLGILFYAVPMYWAGFTQASMWKQFTETGQLKYQFLETVTYLKPFLATRGFGGALFLAGAIIMMYNLFMTIKQGKLVANEEAEAPALEKVYHKHGSEHWHRWIERKPVQFLVLSLVVILIGGIVEMVPTFLVKSNIPTIASVKPYTPLELQGRDIYVREGCYLCHSQMIRPFRSETERYGEYSKAGEFVYDHPFQWGSKRTGPDLQREGTGNNKKSDLWHFNHMDDPQAISPGSIMPSYSFMIDKNLDTSTTAAKIRAMQTLGVPYEKGYDQIANKELMEQASRIAGNLAKDSVNVPANREIIAIIAYLQRLGTDIEKGKVAENQ; from the coding sequence ATGCAACTGGAAAAGTTTAGTTACGACAATAAGATAGTGCGCAATTTCGCGATTGCCACTATTGTTTGGGGTGTTGTAGGTATGTTGGTCGGTCTCTGGGTGGCCTTTCAGTTGGTATTTCCCAAAGAACTGAACCTTCAACCCTACTTCAACTTTGGTCGCCTGAGACCTCTCCACACCAATGCGGTGATCTTCGCGTTTGTGGGGAATGGTATTTTCATGGGTGTTTATTATTCGCTACAACGATTGCTGAAAACAAGAATGGCCAGTGATCTGCTGGGTAAGATCCATTTCTGGGGCTGGCAATTGATCATTGTATCAGCGGCCATCACACTACCCCTGGGTATTACTACCAGTAAAGAATATGCAGAACTGGAGTGGCCCATTGATATAGCCATCGCCGTTATCTGGGTTGTTTTTGGATGGAACATGTTTGCTACCATCCTGAAGCGCCGTGAGAGACACCTCTATGTAGCCATCTGGTTCTACATTGCCACATTTGTAACAGTTGCCGTACTCCATATTGTGAACTCTTTTGAGTTGCCCATCAGTTTCCTGAAAAGTTATTCCTGGTATGCTGGTGTGCAAGACGCGCTGGTACAATGGTGGTATGGTCACAATGCGGTGGCCTTCTTCCTGACCACACCTTATCTGGGATTGATGTACTACTTCATGCCTAAGGCAGCCAATCGCCCGGTATTCTCGTATCGTCTTTCCATTATTCACTTCTGGGCGCTCATTTTCATTTATATCTGGGCAGGCCCTCACCACTTGTTATATACTTCATTGCCTAACTGGGCACAGTCACTTGGTATCGTATTCTCCTTTACTCTTATTTTCCCCAGCTGGGGTGGTATGATCAATGGTTTGCTTACGCTGCGCGGTGCCTGGGATAAAGTGAGAGAAGATGTGATCCTTAAATTCATGGTGGTAGCCGTAACCGCTTATGGTATGTCCACTTTTGAAGGACCGATGCTGTCGCTCAAGACCATCAATGCCATCAGCCACTTTACCGACTGGACCATTGCCCACGTACACGTTGGCGGTTTGGGTTGGAATGGTATGCTGACCTTTGGTATTCTGTACTGGTTGATCCCTCGTATTTTCAATACACAACTGTATTCAAAACGCCTGGCCAATATCCACTTCTGGATCGGCACACTGGGTATCCTGTTCTACGCCGTACCCATGTACTGGGCTGGCTTTACACAGGCATCCATGTGGAAACAGTTCACTGAAACAGGTCAATTGAAATATCAATTCCTGGAAACAGTTACTTATCTGAAACCCTTCCTCGCTACCCGTGGTTTTGGTGGTGCACTCTTCCTGGCTGGTGCGATCATCATGATGTACAACCTGTTCATGACCATCAAACAAGGTAAGCTGGTAGCCAATGAAGAAGCCGAAGCGCCTGCACTGGAAAAAGTTTATCACAAACATGGAAGTGAACACTGGCACCGTTGGATCGAGCGCAAGCCCGTACAATTCCTGGTGCTGTCACTGGTAGTGATCCTGATCGGAGGTATCGTTGAAATGGTGCCCACCTTCCTGGTGAAATCAAATATTCCCACCATCGCGAGTGTTAAACCCTATACCCCGCTTGAGTTACAAGGACGTGATATCTATGTGCGGGAAGGTTGCTATCTCTGTCACTCCCAAATGATACGACCCTTCCGTTCGGAAACCGAACGGTATGGAGAATATTCCAAAGCCGGTGAGTTTGTATATGACCACCCCTTCCAATGGGGTTCTAAACGGACAGGCCCCGATCTGCAAAGAGAAGGAACTGGGAACAACAAGAAATCCGATCTCTGGCATTTCAACCATATGGATGATCCGCAGGCGATCAGCCCCGGATCGATCATGCCCAGCTATTCTTTCATGATCGACAAGAATCTGGATACCTCTACGACCGCCGCTAAGATCAGGGCCATGCAAACCCTGGGTGTACCGTATGAGAAAGGATATGATCAAATCGCGAACAAGGAACTGATGGAGCAAGCCAGCCGGATCGCCGGTAACCTGGCAAAAGACAGTGTGAACGTTCCGGCCAACCGCGAGATCATTGCCATTATCGCCTATTTGCAACGCCTCGGAACCGATATTGAAAAAGGAAAAGTAGCCGAAAACCAATAA